The Rhododendron vialii isolate Sample 1 chromosome 6a, ASM3025357v1 genome includes a window with the following:
- the LOC131329706 gene encoding uncharacterized protein LOC131329706 isoform X2 translates to MPKVGFVDDDRDKDKRSDDDHNKDEGSDDDHNKDERSDDDHYEDEGSDDDNGLRFEDELLEIARLDDRHGLIKLMEGSYRSSESVFGYLSSKGAVNCVTALLEGEVGPPMELSVDPKFGKCPLHVATNKMSYSMVDLLLRYGARTDLKSKAMAITRGGLLPLNVALEKLSYHESLGGWTPKDPVFKLIILLCLPKMRVPLEVSRLLACNTKRVDDVFYYYAMEGKLIEMAALLMVAREKVMAAFEGSMHLRQFISEETASMHVDETKLTGCGKRGKWASVFKDKRLVMTSALELLEVFERAGDCIEAYAQSVRSEMTEQEVIKDITFLLEENGFNLKGLDIDLSNIDCALGIAHEKFKLEMQGLEKRRDFLGQVKDVGMLVPAQSGNFYAEKNPVPNKMNETALAPMRLYRPGSPLMPARIRVTSYPYCSGMAFSFLPKKTTTRKSLTDFLSAKTYGRFALLIKRGIKGI, encoded by the exons ATGCCGAAG GTGGGATTTGTTGATGATGATCGCGACAAAGACAAAAGGAGTGATGATGATCACAACAAAGACGAA GGGAGTGATGATGATCACAACAAAGACGAACGGAGTGATGATGATCATTACGAAGACGAGGGGAGTGATGATGATAATGGATTGCGTTTTGAGGATGAGCTTTTGGAAATCGCCCGCTTAGATGATCGGCATGGGCTCATAAAGCTAATGGAAGGATCGTATCGAAGTAGTGAGAGCGTTTTTGGTTATCTCAGTAGTAAGGGGGCTGTAAATTGTGTCACTGCTTTGCTTGAAGGAGAAGTGGGTCCACCAATGGAGCTTAGTGTTGACCCTAAATTTGGAAAATGCCCGTTGCATGTTGCAACAAATAAAATGTCCTACAGTATGGTTGATTTGCTTCTGCGCTACGGAGCTCGGACTGACTTAAAGAGCAAAGCTATGGCAATAACACGGGGTGGCTTGCTGCCTCTCAATGTTGCCCTTGAAAAGTTGAG CTATCACGAATCCCTAGGTGGCTGGACTCCAAAAGATCCTGTCTTCAAGTTGATCATCTTACTTTGCCTTCCAAAAATg AGAGTACCACTTGAAGTCAGTAGGTTGCTTGCATGTAACACAAAGCGGGTTGATGACGTCTTTTACTATTATGCCATGGAGGGAAAACTCATTGAGATGGCTGCTCTGCTGATGGTGGCAAGGGAAAAGGTAATGGCTGCTTTCGAAGGAAGCATGCATCTCCGCCAATTCATATCTGAAGAGACTGCGTCAATGCATGTCGACGAGACAAAATTAACGGGATGTGGTAAGAGAGGTAAGTGGGCTAGCGTTTTTAAGGATAAGAGGCTAGTGATGACATCTGCACTGGAATTGCTTGAAGTGTTTGAGAGAGCTGGTGATTGTATTGAAGCATATGCTCAGTCAGTACGAAGTGAA ATGACTGAACAAGAAGTGATCAAGGACATAACGTTTCTGCTCGAGGAAAATGGTTTCAATTTGAAGGGCTTGGACATTGATTTGAGCAACATAGACTG TGCTCTGGGCATTGCACATGAGAAGTTCAAGCTGGAAATGCAAGGATTAG AAAAGAGGAGAGATTTTTTGGGTCAAGTAAAGGATGTTGGCATGCTGGTCCCTGCACAGTCAGGCAATTTTTATGCAGAAAAG AATCCAGTTCCTAACAAAATGAATGAGACAGCGCTTGCGCCAATGAGACTCTACCGACCCGGGTCTCCACTTATGCCCGCGCGCATTCGTGTAACTTCTTATCCATATTGTTCTGGCATggctttttcctttcttccGAAGAAGACTACTACAAGAAAATCTCTCACAGATTTTCTATCAGCCAAGACATATGGGCGGTTTGCATTACTGATCAAGAGAGGTATAAAGGGCATATGA
- the LOC131329706 gene encoding uncharacterized protein LOC131329706 isoform X1, whose translation MPKVGFVDDDRDKDKRSDDDHNKDERSDDDRDEDEGSDDDHNKDERSDDDHYEDEGSDDDNGLRFEDELLEIARLDDRHGLIKLMEGSYRSSESVFGYLSSKGAVNCVTALLEGEVGPPMELSVDPKFGKCPLHVATNKMSYSMVDLLLRYGARTDLKSKAMAITRGGLLPLNVALEKLSYHESLGGWTPKDPVFKLIILLCLPKMRVPLEVSRLLACNTKRVDDVFYYYAMEGKLIEMAALLMVAREKVMAAFEGSMHLRQFISEETASMHVDETKLTGCGKRGKWASVFKDKRLVMTSALELLEVFERAGDCIEAYAQSVRSEMTEQEVIKDITFLLEENGFNLKGLDIDLSNIDCALGIAHEKFKLEMQGLEKRRDFLGQVKDVGMLVPAQSGNFYAEKNPVPNKMNETALAPMRLYRPGSPLMPARIRVTSYPYCSGMAFSFLPKKTTTRKSLTDFLSAKTYGRFALLIKRGIKGI comes from the exons ATGCCGAAG GTGGGATTTGTTGATGATGATCGCGACAAAGACAAAAGGAGTGATGATGATCACAACAAAGACGAACGGAGTGATGATGATCGCGACGAAGACGAGGGGAGTGATGATGATCACAACAAAGACGAACGGAGTGATGATGATCATTACGAAGACGAGGGGAGTGATGATGATAATGGATTGCGTTTTGAGGATGAGCTTTTGGAAATCGCCCGCTTAGATGATCGGCATGGGCTCATAAAGCTAATGGAAGGATCGTATCGAAGTAGTGAGAGCGTTTTTGGTTATCTCAGTAGTAAGGGGGCTGTAAATTGTGTCACTGCTTTGCTTGAAGGAGAAGTGGGTCCACCAATGGAGCTTAGTGTTGACCCTAAATTTGGAAAATGCCCGTTGCATGTTGCAACAAATAAAATGTCCTACAGTATGGTTGATTTGCTTCTGCGCTACGGAGCTCGGACTGACTTAAAGAGCAAAGCTATGGCAATAACACGGGGTGGCTTGCTGCCTCTCAATGTTGCCCTTGAAAAGTTGAG CTATCACGAATCCCTAGGTGGCTGGACTCCAAAAGATCCTGTCTTCAAGTTGATCATCTTACTTTGCCTTCCAAAAATg AGAGTACCACTTGAAGTCAGTAGGTTGCTTGCATGTAACACAAAGCGGGTTGATGACGTCTTTTACTATTATGCCATGGAGGGAAAACTCATTGAGATGGCTGCTCTGCTGATGGTGGCAAGGGAAAAGGTAATGGCTGCTTTCGAAGGAAGCATGCATCTCCGCCAATTCATATCTGAAGAGACTGCGTCAATGCATGTCGACGAGACAAAATTAACGGGATGTGGTAAGAGAGGTAAGTGGGCTAGCGTTTTTAAGGATAAGAGGCTAGTGATGACATCTGCACTGGAATTGCTTGAAGTGTTTGAGAGAGCTGGTGATTGTATTGAAGCATATGCTCAGTCAGTACGAAGTGAA ATGACTGAACAAGAAGTGATCAAGGACATAACGTTTCTGCTCGAGGAAAATGGTTTCAATTTGAAGGGCTTGGACATTGATTTGAGCAACATAGACTG TGCTCTGGGCATTGCACATGAGAAGTTCAAGCTGGAAATGCAAGGATTAG AAAAGAGGAGAGATTTTTTGGGTCAAGTAAAGGATGTTGGCATGCTGGTCCCTGCACAGTCAGGCAATTTTTATGCAGAAAAG AATCCAGTTCCTAACAAAATGAATGAGACAGCGCTTGCGCCAATGAGACTCTACCGACCCGGGTCTCCACTTATGCCCGCGCGCATTCGTGTAACTTCTTATCCATATTGTTCTGGCATggctttttcctttcttccGAAGAAGACTACTACAAGAAAATCTCTCACAGATTTTCTATCAGCCAAGACATATGGGCGGTTTGCATTACTGATCAAGAGAGGTATAAAGGGCATATGA
- the LOC131329706 gene encoding uncharacterized protein LOC131329706 isoform X3, whose product MPKVGFVDDDRDKDKGSDDDHNKDERSDDDHYEDEGSDDDNGLRFEDELLEIARLDDRHGLIKLMEGSYRSSESVFGYLSSKGAVNCVTALLEGEVGPPMELSVDPKFGKCPLHVATNKMSYSMVDLLLRYGARTDLKSKAMAITRGGLLPLNVALEKLSYHESLGGWTPKDPVFKLIILLCLPKMRVPLEVSRLLACNTKRVDDVFYYYAMEGKLIEMAALLMVAREKVMAAFEGSMHLRQFISEETASMHVDETKLTGCGKRGKWASVFKDKRLVMTSALELLEVFERAGDCIEAYAQSVRSEMTEQEVIKDITFLLEENGFNLKGLDIDLSNIDCALGIAHEKFKLEMQGLEKRRDFLGQVKDVGMLVPAQSGNFYAEKNPVPNKMNETALAPMRLYRPGSPLMPARIRVTSYPYCSGMAFSFLPKKTTTRKSLTDFLSAKTYGRFALLIKRGIKGI is encoded by the exons ATGCCGAAG GTGGGATTTGTTGATGATGATCGCGACAAAGACAAA GGGAGTGATGATGATCACAACAAAGACGAACGGAGTGATGATGATCATTACGAAGACGAGGGGAGTGATGATGATAATGGATTGCGTTTTGAGGATGAGCTTTTGGAAATCGCCCGCTTAGATGATCGGCATGGGCTCATAAAGCTAATGGAAGGATCGTATCGAAGTAGTGAGAGCGTTTTTGGTTATCTCAGTAGTAAGGGGGCTGTAAATTGTGTCACTGCTTTGCTTGAAGGAGAAGTGGGTCCACCAATGGAGCTTAGTGTTGACCCTAAATTTGGAAAATGCCCGTTGCATGTTGCAACAAATAAAATGTCCTACAGTATGGTTGATTTGCTTCTGCGCTACGGAGCTCGGACTGACTTAAAGAGCAAAGCTATGGCAATAACACGGGGTGGCTTGCTGCCTCTCAATGTTGCCCTTGAAAAGTTGAG CTATCACGAATCCCTAGGTGGCTGGACTCCAAAAGATCCTGTCTTCAAGTTGATCATCTTACTTTGCCTTCCAAAAATg AGAGTACCACTTGAAGTCAGTAGGTTGCTTGCATGTAACACAAAGCGGGTTGATGACGTCTTTTACTATTATGCCATGGAGGGAAAACTCATTGAGATGGCTGCTCTGCTGATGGTGGCAAGGGAAAAGGTAATGGCTGCTTTCGAAGGAAGCATGCATCTCCGCCAATTCATATCTGAAGAGACTGCGTCAATGCATGTCGACGAGACAAAATTAACGGGATGTGGTAAGAGAGGTAAGTGGGCTAGCGTTTTTAAGGATAAGAGGCTAGTGATGACATCTGCACTGGAATTGCTTGAAGTGTTTGAGAGAGCTGGTGATTGTATTGAAGCATATGCTCAGTCAGTACGAAGTGAA ATGACTGAACAAGAAGTGATCAAGGACATAACGTTTCTGCTCGAGGAAAATGGTTTCAATTTGAAGGGCTTGGACATTGATTTGAGCAACATAGACTG TGCTCTGGGCATTGCACATGAGAAGTTCAAGCTGGAAATGCAAGGATTAG AAAAGAGGAGAGATTTTTTGGGTCAAGTAAAGGATGTTGGCATGCTGGTCCCTGCACAGTCAGGCAATTTTTATGCAGAAAAG AATCCAGTTCCTAACAAAATGAATGAGACAGCGCTTGCGCCAATGAGACTCTACCGACCCGGGTCTCCACTTATGCCCGCGCGCATTCGTGTAACTTCTTATCCATATTGTTCTGGCATggctttttcctttcttccGAAGAAGACTACTACAAGAAAATCTCTCACAGATTTTCTATCAGCCAAGACATATGGGCGGTTTGCATTACTGATCAAGAGAGGTATAAAGGGCATATGA